Genomic segment of Opitutia bacterium:
GACCGGTTCCTCGACTGTCGTGCTCGGCGCGGCGAACGACACCAGCAATTTCCTCTCCGTCTTCAAACTCGCCAACAACGGCGCATCCTCGGTCGCCAGCTCCGGCAAGCTCGGCACGTTGAAGACCACCGCCGCCCTCGCCAGCGCCGGTCTTGCCACCACGCCGAGCGGCTCCGGCTCGTTCGCCATTAACGGCGTGAGCATCAGCTACAATTCCGCGACCGACACGATCTCGAGCCTCATCTCCCGCATCAACAAGTCCACCGCCGGCGTCACCGCGAGCTACGACTCCGCGAACGACCGCATGATGCTCACGAACAACACGACGGGCGACGTGGGCATCGGCGTCACCGACGACAGCAACGGCATCCTCGCCGCGCTCGGCCTCACGAGCGGCGCCGGCGCCAGCCTGACCCGCGGTAAGAACGCGCTCTTCACGGTCAACGGCGGCGAAACGCTCAGCAGTGCCAGCAACACCCTCACCGACAGCGTGCATGGCATCAGCGGGCTCTCCGTCACGGTCAACACGGAGCAGGAACAGACCCTCACGGTCGGCAGCGACGTCGCGTCGATGCAGGGCTACATCACCAAATTCATCGACGCTTTCAACGCCGTCCAATCCAAGATCGACGAGGATACCAAGATCACGATCACCGGCACCAACGTCGCCACCTCCGTCCTCACCGGCGACCACGAAGTGGAAGGGTGGGGCACGAAGCTGCGCGACCTCGCGTTCAACACCATCAGCGGCCTGTCGGGCACGATCGACCAGCTCAACGACCTCGGCATCGATTTCGACGGCATCAGCAATCAGCTCAAAGTCACCGACAGCGAGAAGCTCGCGACCGCCCTCACCGACAAGCCCGACGACGTCAGCGCGTTCTTCCTCACCTCGAGCACGGGCTTTGTTTCGAAATTCTACACGTCGCTCACCACGCTGACTTCCGACAATCGCGCCCAGCAGTCCCGGCTCAGCAAGGCCAACGAAAGCCTGAACGACCAGCTCGATCGCCTGAAGACCCAGTTGGCCGCGGAGGAGGAGCGGCTCACCACCGCCTTCATCAAGATGCAGCAGGCCCAGTCCGCCGCGCAAAGCCAGGCCTCCGCGCTCGACAACGCCTTCGGCAACAACAACAGCGACAACTGACGATGAACGCACTCCGCCGCTCCTTCGTCATCGTTGCCGCCGGCCTCGCCGGCACCTTCCTGCTCGCCGGCTGCGAGCTCACGCCCGACCTGAACGACCCGGTGCGCTTCGGCCCGTATTACGCCCCGCGCAATTTCGCCGGCGAGAAACAGATGCCCGCCGAGGTGCGCCGCGTGCTCGTGTTGCCGGTGGCGCTCGGCGCACTCGGACCGGAGGAAACGGCGATCACGCTCGATGCCGCCGTGACGCAGGCGTTGCAGGTTCAGCAACGTTTCGAAGTCGTCTCGCTGCCCCGCGCGGAGTTGCGGCGGCTGTTCGGCACGGCGGAGATTTCGTCCACCGCCGCGCTGCCCCACGGCATGCTCGATGAATTGGCCAAGCGATTCGCGGTCGACGCGGTGCTTTTCACCGACGTGACCGTTTACCAGCCTTACCGCCCGCAATCGATCGGCCTGCGCAGCAAGCTGGCGACCACGCGCGACGTCCGCCTCGTTTGGACGTTCGACGAAGTGATCTCCGCCAGCGACCCCGCCGTGGCCAACAGCGCGCGCCGCCAACCCTTCGTGGAGGCCCAAGGCCGCAGCCCGGTCGACCTCAGCCCGGCCACCCTGCTCAGTCCCTCCCGCTACGCCGCCTTCGCGGCCGGCGAGATGTTCCGCACTTTGCCCCCGCGCTGATCTCATGCGCACTTTGACAGTTTACATCTAAAGAATCCCCGCGATCCGACGATATTGACCCTATCAACCAACGGCGTTCCCTGCCATCAGCGGCTGACCGTTCCTACCAACGCTGAGTCCATGATTCATTCCACTTCTCCCTCTGACCGGACGGCACGAACGGACGCTGTGCCGCTGGTCCCGCAAAAACCCGTGGTTCGCGGTCCCGGTGCCGACAGCTTCTCGGCCGGGCAATCCGCCACGCTGCACGCCGCCCTGAAGGCGCAGCCCGAAATCCGTCCCGAGGTCGTCGCGCGCGCCAAGGAGCTCGCCGCCGATCCGAATTATCCGTCCGCCGACATCCTCCGCCAGGTTGGAGCGGCGATCCTCAATTCCCCGGATCTTTCCGAAGACCAGTCCTGAGCCCACCATGGTTGCCCAAGACTACGCGCGGACCTACCGCTCCAACGCGGTTCTCACCGCCAGCCCCGGCCAGCTCGTGCTGATGCTCTACGATGGCGCGCTGCGCGCCCTCCACGGCGCCCGTGGCGGCTTCGAACTCTCCAGCGAAGATCCCCGGCGCTACGAAGTGATCAATACCCAGCTCCTCAAGGCGCAGGCGATCATCTCCGAACTCCAGGGCACGCTCAATCTCGAGGCCGGCGACGGCAAGTTCGCCCGCGAGATGCACCGCCTCTACGACTACTACCTCCGCCGCCTGATGGAGGCCAACCTCCGCAAGCAGCAGGAGCCGATCATCGAGGTCGAGCGTCTGCTCGGCGACGTGCGCAACGCGTGGGCCGAGATGCTCGCCAAGCACGAAAGTTCGACGACCGAGCACGTTCGCGGCGTCGCCTGATCCAATGGAGACGCCGCTCCAGACCGCGCAACGCCTGCTCACTGCTCTCGAGGACCTCGCGAGCCAGGAGTCGGTGTTGCTGCGTTCGCTGGATCTGGTGGAAGCGGTCCAAATCTCCGAGCGCGCCGCCCCGCTCGTCGAAAAGCTCTGCACGCTCGCGGTCGATCCCACGGTCGCTTTGCTCCGTCCGCGCGTGGAGGAGCTCGTCGCGCAGCGCCGGCGCAACGCCGTGCTGCTCGATTCCCACCTCGCCCGGTTGCAAGGCGAACTGCGACGGATCGACGAGGCGCGCAGCCGCCTCGCGCGCGTCGCCCCCGTCTATTCCGGCGGTGCGCCTCTCGTCGAATCGCGACTCAACACCGCGGCGTAACCTGCACGCGTCGTCCGCGTTTTCCTCCGGGCCGGCATCAGCCGGCCCTTTTTGTTTCGGTGCCTCAGCTGCGTGAGCCCCAAAAGAAAGGCCTCCCGCGGGAGACCTGAACGTGAGCGATCAGTTTAAGGGAAGGGTCAAACCGCCTCGGCGAGCCGGGCGCCGGCGTCTTCCGTCGGGACGATGTCGACGGCGACCGCCATCCACTCCGCCGCCACTTTCCGCGCTTCGCTGGTCCAGTTCACATCGGGCTTGGAGAAAATCGAGTGCGTGGCGCTTTGCTCGGTGCCCTTCCATGACAGCGCAGCCTTGAGGCAGGGCGTGCCATCGGCGAGGGCGTAGCTTTGCAGCAGCACCTGGCCGCGGGAAATCAGGCCGGCCGCCGTGCGGACGCTCAAGTTCAGTCGCGCGAGGCCGAGATGATAGTTCACGGTGCGGGAGGTTTCCCAGCTGCCATCGAGGGGCGCGGGATCATCCGCCGCCAGGGCGCGCTCGAAATCGGACAGGAAGGAGAGCAGGCGAGTGTGCATGAACAGAAAGAGTCAATCGCCTCAATCGCCACTCTGGGGCGAAACTTGAGGAATATTTTTCGGGAATAAGCGGAAAGAAAGCTCGCGGTCCCGGCTAGGGCCGATTGGCTGATGCCCCTTCCGCATGCGTGATTCCTCATCACTGTCTCCGGCGCCTTCCGACCCTTCGCGACGCAATGCGGTCCTGCTGCTGGAAGACAATGAGATCATCGCCAGCATGCTCACGGCGCTGCTGAAATCCATGTCGTTGCGTGTGATCTGGTGTGCCGACGGAGCGAGTGCGGAGCGGGTTTTCGCGGAGCGTCATGGCGAGGTGCTGCTCGTGCTGGCCGATTGTCGTCTCCCGGATGTCGACGGCCGCGATGTTTGCGCGCGGTTTCGCACCCGGATTCCCGAACTTCCCGTTTTGGTCACCAGCGGCAGCGTCTCCGGTCGTGGCGTCGCTCCGCTCGAGCGCAACCGCCTGGTCGAATATCTGCCCAAGCCTTACGCGCCTTCGGAGGTGCTGACGCGCGTGCGGCGGCTGATGGACGCCGCCAGTAGCGCCGGACCTTTGAACACAGGAATGGTTTGAACCGTTCGCCGGTGTCCTCTAGCGGTGTAGGTTCCAACTGATTCGCGGCCTCGCGCCGCTCGCGCACCCCATGTCGTTCGAGAAAGTCCTCATCGTCGAAGACGAGCCCGTCGTCCGCAATCTCCAGACCGAGATCTTCACGCGGCGCAAATTCATCGTCGCGACGGCCGAGACGCTCGCGCAGGCCGAGTCGTTGCTGACCAAGGAGTCGTTCGACCTCGTGATGCTCGACATCCGTCTGCCCGACGGCGACGGCCAGCAATTCCTCGAGCGCCTCGCGACGCTCCCCGAGCGCCCGCTCGTGGTGATGGTCACCGGCTACGGCTCGATCGAATCCGCCGTGTCGTGCATGCGCGCCGGCGCGTTCGACTACGTGCTGAAGCCTTTCACGCCCTCGCAGATCGATATCATCATCAAGAAGGGCCAGTCCTACCGCCAGTTGCTCCAGGTCAACAAGCTCCTCAGCGACCAGCAGGGCGAGGACGAGGGAGCCATCGTGGGCAAAAGCCCGACGATGCTCCGCCTCCGCCAGCTCATCGAGCGCGTCGCTCCGACCGACGCCACGGTGCTCATCACCGGCGAGAACGGCACGGGCAAGGAAATGGTCGCGCGCGAACTCTACCGCCGCAGCCCGCGCCGCCAGAATCCCTTCATCAAGGTCAACTGCGCCGCGATTTCCGAGAATCTGATCGAGAGCGAGTTCTTCGGCCACGAGCGCGGCGCGTTCACCGGCGCCACCGACCGCCGCGAAGGCCGCTTCGAACTCGCCAACCAAGGCACGCTGCTCCTCGACGAAGTCTCCGAAATTCCCGCGAACCTTCAGGCGAAGCTCCTGCGCGTGCTCCAAGAGCGCGAATTCGAGCGCGTCGGCGGCAATCGCACGATCAAGGTCAACGTCCGCATCCTCGCCACCTCGAACCGCGACCTCATCGGCTACGTCGAGAAAGGCGCGTTCCGGCAGGACCTCTATTACCGGCTCAACGTTTTCCCGGTGCACGTGCCGTCGCTGCGGGAGCGTGCGGAGGACATCCTGCCGCTCGCCGATCATTTTCTCGCCCGCTACGCCCGCAAATTCGGCATCAAGGTCGCCGGCTTCTCCGAATCCGCGCGCGGCGCCATGCTCGGCTACCGCTGGCCGGGCAACGTCCGCGAACTCCAAAACACGATCGAGCGCGCCGTCATTCTCACCGAAGAAGGCCGGGCCGTCTCGGCCGCTGCGCTCGGCCTGCCGCTCGTCGGCAGCGTGACCTCGTCCGGCGAAGCCCTGCTGAACTCCAGCGTTCCTTTCGACTTCGAGCAGCGGACCGCCAACGGCAACAGCGTCGCCGAGTCGTCCGCCGTGGCGACGACCGATGCGAGCGGCAAGGTGCTGACCATCGCCGAACTCGAAAAGCAGGCCATCAAGGCGGCCTTGCAGCAGACCGGCGGCAATCGCACGAAAGCGGCCGAACTGCTCGGGATCAGCATCCGCACGCTGCGCAACAAGCTCCAGGAATACCGCGATGCCGGCGACCCGATCGAGGTCGGCGCGGACGCGGCCGACTGAAGCGGCCACCCCGCTCGGGAAAAGCGCTCCGGTTTAAGTAGGCAGCGCGCTTGCGCGCGCCCGGCGAAAGCGCGCGCAAGTGCACTGCCTGCGCGACACGACGCTATTCCAGTGCTGTTCACGCGAACGCGCGGTGCGATTTCAGTCAAATTCGGCTGTGCCGATGTAACATCATGTCGCCGGCGTTCGCACGCACACACTTCCACGAAATTTCGCGTAAAGTCTACGCGGAGGTGGGCCGATAACCTTGCAGAGTCGCGTCCCCGACAACGAGCACCCAATTACCATGCCCGCCACCCAGGAAATCTCCGAGTCCCTCGTCCGCGAGAACATCACCCGTGCCATCGCCGACGTTTTCAAAACCATGCTGGGCCAATCGTCGGCGCTGGCTACCACCGCCACGCAAGGCAGCGAAGCCAGCTGGCCGCCGATCCCGGTCGATGGCGCGAACTGCGCTCCGCAAGTTGTCGGCACCGTCGGCTTCATCGGCGACGCCAACGGCCTCATCTACCTCTACCTGCCTGTGCACTTCGCCAAGATCTGCACCTGCCAGCTGCTCGGCATGAGCGAGGCCGAGGTCGATGAAGCGGGCGACGAGGTCGTCAACGACGCCATCGGCGAGCTCACCAACATGAGCGTCGGCTCCTTCAAGAACGGCCTCTGCGACGCCGGCTACCCCTGCATGCTCACGATCCCCTCGATCCTGCGCGGCAGCAATTTCTGCGTGGAGCCCATCAGCTCGGCGCAGCGCTACATCTACTCCTTCGAATGCGGCGGCCACAAAATCGTGACCGACATTCTGATGAAGACCGGCAACTGAACCGTTTTCCGACTCCACCCATGCGCAACAAAGTTCTCACCGTCGACGATTCCAAAACTGTCCGTATCATCGTGCGGAAGGCGTTCAAGCCGTATGACTGCGAAATCCTCGAGGCGGCCAACGGCGTCGAGGGCCTCGCGGTGGCCGCGAAGGAAATGCCCGACCTGATCCTCCTCGACGTCACCATGCCCGTCATGGACGGCGTCGAAATGCTCACGAAGCTGAAGGCCGACCCGCAGCTCAAGAGCATCCCCGTCATGATGCTCACCGCCGAAGGCGGCCGCGACAACGTCCTCAAGATCGCCAAAATCGGCGTGCGCGACTACATCGTGAAGCCGTTCAAGGAGGAAGTCCTCGTCGAGAAGGCTGGCCGCATCATCGAGCTCAAGCCGCTCTCCGACGGTCCTGCGAAGGCGCGCTCCATTTTCGATCCCGCCACGCTCCTCGTCGTCGAGGACAAGCCCGCGATCGTCCAGCAGATCCAGGAAGGCCTGAAGCACACGCCGTGGAAGATCCATGGCGTCAGCACGCAGGGTGAGGCGATCGACTTCTGCACGAAGTCCCCGCCGGATCTGATCATGATCTCGCTGTCGCTGCCGGAAGACGCGGCGTTCACGCTCTTCCGTCTCATCCGCACGAACGTGAAGACGAAATACACGCCCGTGTTCGGCCTGGTCGTGAAGACCGAGACCGCCCCGCAGCAGCAGGCGCAGACGGTTGGTTTCACCACGGTCATCACGAAGCCGATCGATCTCGGCGAGCTCGAGACGAAGATCGCCAAGGCGATGAACCTCGACACCTCCCAGCGCTACTTCGCCATCGAGGGCGATTGCCTGATGATGAAGGTCTCGGACAACAGCTCCCAGTCCGTGATCGCCGAAGTCGCCACCTACATGAAGCCGAAGATGGCCGAGGCCGTCGATGCCGGTCACAACAAGGTGATCATCGACGTGCACCAGCTGAAGTCCCTCCACATGGGCGTGATCAAGCTGCTCGTGCAGGCCATGCAGACCTGCCGCGACCTCGGCATGCAGTTCGCGATCGTCGGCAACTCCGTCATCGCCACCGAGTGCAAGGGCTTCGAAGACACGCGCACGTGGACCTTCCACGAGAGCGTGGACGAGGCGAAGGCCAGCCTGAGCAAGCAGCCCGCGCTCGCCAGCGCCTGAGCGGGACAAAATTTCTTTGCGCATACGACGCCGCGGCCCGCGCCGCGGCGTTTTCGTTTTCCTCGCGGCGGGGCCTGCGGGCGCGGGATGGACGCCGCGCGCTCGGACGGCGTTAGCTGTTCGCGGTCGGCCGCAGCGCTTGCGCGACGGCGCGGGCGAGGTCCGCGAGCGTCGGTGGCTTGGAAAGCACGGCGGCGATGCGCAGGCGTGAACTCTCGGTCTGCTGTTCGGCTTCGAGATGGCCGGAGACGATCAGGATCGGCAATTCGGGGTGGGCCAGCCGGATGTTTCGCGCGAGATCGAGGCCTGTCATGCCGGGCATCGCGTAGTCGGCGACCACGAGATCGTAGGCGGTCGGTGTCGCGGAGAATTTCAGCAGCGCTTCGGGCGCGTGGCGCGCGATCACGACGTGATAGCCGAGATATTCCAGCATTCCGGCGAGCGCGGCGCGCGGGCCGGCATCGTCGTCCACCAGCAGCACGTGCTGGCCTTGGCCGCGCGGGTAGTCGGCGGCGGTCGCCGGCGCGGGAGCGTCGGCCGCGGCCGAGGCGACGACGGGGAAATAGATTTCGAAGCGGGTGCCGACGTCCGGCGTGCTTTGCACCGTGATCGTGCCGCCGTGGCTGCGCACGATCCCGTGGACGACCGCGAGGCCCAAGCCGGTGCCGCGGCCCGCTTCCTTGGTGGTGAAGAACGGATCGAAGATGCGCTGGAGCACTTCTGCGCTCATGCCCTTGCCGTTGTCGGCCACCGCGAGGCGCACGGCGGTGCCGGGCGGGAGATCGGGATGTTCGAGTTGGCGGGCGGCGTCGACTTCCACGCAATCGATGGCGACCTCGATGCGGCCGCCGATCGGTGGCAGGGCGTGCCAGGCGTTGGTGCAGAGGTTCATCACCACTTGGTGGAGTTGCGTGGCGTCGCCGCGGACGGCGGGGCAATGGTGGTCGAGTTGCGCGGAGATCTCGACCATGGGTGGCAGCGTCGAGCCGAGCAGGCGCAACGCTTCCTCGACGACGCGCGGGAGATCGATCGGGCCGTAGTCGCCCTCGGTGCGCCGGGAGAAAGTCAGGATATGCTGCACGAGGCGTTTGGCGCGGACGCCGGCGGCGGCGATGTTGTCGAGCCAGCGTGTGGACTCGTGGCCCGATGGCAGCTCAAGGCGCACGAGTTCCGCCGAACCGAGCATGCCGGTGAGGAGGTTGTTGAAATCGTGGGCGATGCCGCCGGCGAGCGTGCCGAGCGACTCCATCTTTTGCGTCTGGCGCAGTCGCGCCTCGGCCTGGCGTTGGGCCGTGATGTCTTGGATCGAGTTGAGGGTGTAGTGCTGGCCGGCGATCTGGATCAGGCTGCCGCTGAAGAGCACGGGGAACACGTCGCCGTTGCGGCGGCGCAGGCGCGTTTCGAAGCCGGTGACGTGGCGTTCGGCTTGGAGCAGCTGCAGGTAGCGGGTGCGGTCCTCGGGGTCGGCCCACGCCATGAGATCGAGGGAGGTTTTGCCCAACGCTTCGGATTTTTCGATGCCGAAGCCGCGCGAGGCGGCGGAATTCGCCTCGATGATGCGGCCGTCGGGGAACGAGAGCAGCAGGATCATGATGGGGCTTTCCTCGAACACGGCGTGGAAGCGCTCCTCGCTTTCACGCAGCGCCTTCTCGGCCTGTTTGCGCTCGGAGATGTCGCGCAGCATGTTGCGCCCCTCGATCACGACGCCCCGGTCGTCGCGCACGAAGTCGGTGGTCTGCTCGACCCAGAATTTCCGTCCCTCCTTCGTCTGCACCGGGAACTCGCAGGAGACTGTCTTGCAGGCGGGATCGGCGAGCCAGCCCTTGTAGCGGCGAACGATGTCGTCGCGCGCCTCGGGAGCGATGAGGCGGAAGCACGAGGTGCCGACCAATT
This window contains:
- the fliD gene encoding flagellar filament capping protein FliD yields the protein MAGIKISNLLQNSAFDWQEIVTKLMDVQRTATIKPVEAEVAKNQEKTTALGEINTLLENLKSAAQAMRTDNVFSLRSVSSASSTTWSSTSSNGAAVGSYTFDVTQLATSARLAGADNIGSSLSATDDVSGLTVANLRTATAVKAGTFTVNGNQVTVATTDSLEDVFDAISTATGGAVTASYSAATDKVTLTGSSTVVLGAANDTSNFLSVFKLANNGASSVASSGKLGTLKTTAALASAGLATTPSGSGSFAINGVSISYNSATDTISSLISRINKSTAGVTASYDSANDRMMLTNNTTGDVGIGVTDDSNGILAALGLTSGAGASLTRGKNALFTVNGGETLSSASNTLTDSVHGISGLSVTVNTEQEQTLTVGSDVASMQGYITKFIDAFNAVQSKIDEDTKITITGTNVATSVLTGDHEVEGWGTKLRDLAFNTISGLSGTIDQLNDLGIDFDGISNQLKVTDSEKLATALTDKPDDVSAFFLTSSTGFVSKFYTSLTTLTSDNRAQQSRLSKANESLNDQLDRLKTQLAAEEERLTTAFIKMQQAQSAAQSQASALDNAFGNNNSDN
- the fliS gene encoding flagellar export chaperone FliS encodes the protein MVAQDYARTYRSNAVLTASPGQLVLMLYDGALRALHGARGGFELSSEDPRRYEVINTQLLKAQAIISELQGTLNLEAGDGKFAREMHRLYDYYLRRLMEANLRKQQEPIIEVERLLGDVRNAWAEMLAKHESSTTEHVRGVA
- a CDS encoding response regulator is translated as MRDSSSLSPAPSDPSRRNAVLLLEDNEIIASMLTALLKSMSLRVIWCADGASAERVFAERHGEVLLVLADCRLPDVDGRDVCARFRTRIPELPVLVTSGSVSGRGVAPLERNRLVEYLPKPYAPSEVLTRVRRLMDAASSAGPLNTGMV
- a CDS encoding sigma-54-dependent Fis family transcriptional regulator, producing the protein MSFEKVLIVEDEPVVRNLQTEIFTRRKFIVATAETLAQAESLLTKESFDLVMLDIRLPDGDGQQFLERLATLPERPLVVMVTGYGSIESAVSCMRAGAFDYVLKPFTPSQIDIIIKKGQSYRQLLQVNKLLSDQQGEDEGAIVGKSPTMLRLRQLIERVAPTDATVLITGENGTGKEMVARELYRRSPRRQNPFIKVNCAAISENLIESEFFGHERGAFTGATDRREGRFELANQGTLLLDEVSEIPANLQAKLLRVLQEREFERVGGNRTIKVNVRILATSNRDLIGYVEKGAFRQDLYYRLNVFPVHVPSLRERAEDILPLADHFLARYARKFGIKVAGFSESARGAMLGYRWPGNVRELQNTIERAVILTEEGRAVSAAALGLPLVGSVTSSGEALLNSSVPFDFEQRTANGNSVAESSAVATTDASGKVLTIAELEKQAIKAALQQTGGNRTKAAELLGISIRTLRNKLQEYRDAGDPIEVGADAAD
- a CDS encoding chemotaxis protein CheX, with the translated sequence MPATQEISESLVRENITRAIADVFKTMLGQSSALATTATQGSEASWPPIPVDGANCAPQVVGTVGFIGDANGLIYLYLPVHFAKICTCQLLGMSEAEVDEAGDEVVNDAIGELTNMSVGSFKNGLCDAGYPCMLTIPSILRGSNFCVEPISSAQRYIYSFECGGHKIVTDILMKTGN
- a CDS encoding response regulator, which translates into the protein MRNKVLTVDDSKTVRIIVRKAFKPYDCEILEAANGVEGLAVAAKEMPDLILLDVTMPVMDGVEMLTKLKADPQLKSIPVMMLTAEGGRDNVLKIAKIGVRDYIVKPFKEEVLVEKAGRIIELKPLSDGPAKARSIFDPATLLVVEDKPAIVQQIQEGLKHTPWKIHGVSTQGEAIDFCTKSPPDLIMISLSLPEDAAFTLFRLIRTNVKTKYTPVFGLVVKTETAPQQQAQTVGFTTVITKPIDLGELETKIAKAMNLDTSQRYFAIEGDCLMMKVSDNSSQSVIAEVATYMKPKMAEAVDAGHNKVIIDVHQLKSLHMGVIKLLVQAMQTCRDLGMQFAIVGNSVIATECKGFEDTRTWTFHESVDEAKASLSKQPALASA